One window from the genome of Bacteroidota bacterium encodes:
- a CDS encoding SDR family oxidoreductase has product MKIDLTGKKAIVCGSTQGIGRASAVVLAELGANITLIARNEVELQKTAAALPSKGQKHDYIVADFSQPEDLRRKVDAYISSNGPVHILVNNTGGPAGGPIVNAKSDEFLSAFTNHLLCNQHLAQATFEGMKSAGYGRIINIISTSVKQPLKGLGVSNTIRAAVGNWAKTWANEVGAFNITVNNVLPGATGTGRLKSIIENKSSKTGISVSEVESEMIEEIPMKRFATPEEIANAVAFLASPAASYITGINLPVDGGRTGNL; this is encoded by the coding sequence ATGAAGATAGATTTAACCGGAAAAAAGGCAATAGTATGTGGAAGTACCCAGGGAATTGGACGTGCTTCGGCAGTTGTTTTAGCTGAATTAGGCGCGAATATTACGTTAATCGCCCGTAATGAAGTGGAACTTCAAAAAACTGCAGCTGCTCTTCCATCAAAAGGTCAGAAGCATGACTATATCGTTGCAGATTTCAGTCAGCCGGAAGACCTCCGCCGGAAGGTCGATGCATATATCAGTTCAAATGGTCCGGTTCACATTTTAGTTAATAATACCGGGGGACCTGCAGGTGGACCGATTGTCAATGCAAAGAGTGATGAATTTCTGAGTGCATTTACCAACCATCTTCTCTGTAATCAACATCTGGCACAAGCAACTTTTGAAGGAATGAAGTCAGCCGGATATGGCCGGATAATCAATATCATTTCAACATCAGTCAAACAACCATTGAAAGGACTCGGAGTTTCAAATACGATTCGTGCAGCGGTAGGAAATTGGGCAAAGACCTGGGCCAATGAAGTTGGTGCATTCAATATTACTGTCAACAATGTATTACCCGGAGCAACAGGAACCGGACGGTTAAAAAGTATCATTGAAAATAAATCTTCGAAGACGGGAATTTCGGTTAGCGAAGTCGAATCAGAGATGATCGAAGAGATTCCGATGAAACGATTTGCCACTCCGGAAGAGATTGCAAATGCCGTTGCTTTCCTCGCTTCACCGGCAGCATCGTACATTACAGGAATTAATCTGCCGGTTGATGGCGGACGAACAGGCAATTTATAA
- a CDS encoding CotH kinase family protein produces MKQLHTPVILTKRGAALSVYLVLLIIFSQAITFSANAQIVINEISASNTSTIQNGLEEYDDWIEIYNSGGSAVNLAGYHLSDDNTNFSLFTFPAYILQPDSHLIVFASDDNRTTISDHWETPINASDIWKYYSSNPTPDTNWRNRSFNDAAWNTGAGGIGFGDGDDQTTISQCRTVLMRKTFNVSDTSQIVNAIFNIDYDDGFVAYLNGIEIARANIGVQGVRPAYNELAILSHEAKVYQGEDPDSFFIDHALFKSALVQGSNVLAVEVHNQPANSGDLTAIVYLSFGIQNPGTIYGPTPPFFNNPPKEYYNANFKLSRSGETVYLTNASSTIIDSRTFVSMQSDHSNARIPDGSVNWCFVNTPSPGSTNDNSVCYTSYALPPIFSLTAGFYTSSRWLTLTNPQAGLVRYTLNGDEPTATSTPYLFPILINSSQVVRAKAFSNGKLPSATVTNTYFIDEDITLPVFAINTDSLNLWDENTGIYSFGPNAQPNYPYFGANFWQDREKNASIEFFDRDKSRIFNFDASISIYGNYSRAQPQKSFEIKLSDRLGQGEIHYPLFSDKPEIDETDNFVLRNSGTDYNIVHFRDAFMERVMKPTHTGYVAAEPAVVFLNGDFWGVYTIHENHDHHWIKNNFGYEKDEIDYLKEFGSTVEVKEGTDDFFWNTLNYVTTQDSSRQQFYALMDSTWDLKNVIDYWTCETYFNNGDWIGDWTNNIKMWRPIRDGGKGRYLLYDLDFGLGYDANFTENRLSKAIHPTARSYSSQLFNGFLRNAKFKREFINRYADLINTIFLPNEMFPIMHQFQDSMAYDMPEHFAKWGSNMTQWQSNINVMRNFINLRADTARSQIRDEFGLAGKVLLTLNVTPANAGRIQISTVVPDSYPWSGVYFNGNPVTITAIPNPGYTFNHWSSPLVIGGNDPDQVATYNFTGNDAITAHFSGSAITPQLTISEFNYNSGTLYPAEDWLELHNYGNVALDISGWMLKDENDWNTFTFPVSTVIPPNGYLVIAEDLEQFRTVYPTVNNVIGPLGFNLSNAGEQIRFIKNDGTVFKSFYFQDVAPWPVASDGQGYTNELTANTADLSIGASWYAGCIGGSPGVEFSGALNTETEVNGSTTFCVGGSVALVIPYTPGYTYQWQRNNADIPGATDTLLTSSVAGTYNVIINFGGCTTTSLPTVVTVVTQGADPVIAPAARCGEGQVQLSAYAPDSIYWFAAPGGNIIGTGPNFITPYLTGTTQFFAQTSLTCPSNLVDITVEVNPVTAAPVCPDQNRCGPGNVILNAVDTAEVRWYNAQTGGALIHTGNLFITGFIPHDTVYYMEAGIVCPSERLPVIVTVTSAPAPTVTDNSRCGPGTVVLNANAADPIFWYDAYFGGTQVGSGFNFLTPALSTTTTYYAEAVGACASERIPAIATIHEIPAPPVTSDTTSCGQGVAYVNAVSVAQVYWYDAPVGGNLLGTGSLLTTPPLTSDATFYAASFNICESSRTPADVVIIPVPTVELGNDTAIETGTTLMLDAGTQTSYLWSTGETTQTITVNSAATYSVIVTGPNGCTSVDSIGVTLFIGINENAGGTIPVYAFPNPATEEINLNIISSTSENALIKVIDATGKEVMRSNLKLINGINQHTLYTSSIAKGLYYLYVLTDKNSRVMKIIIQ; encoded by the coding sequence ATGAAACAACTTCATACTCCTGTTATTTTAACTAAACGAGGTGCCGCCCTTTCTGTTTATCTGGTACTTCTGATTATATTTAGTCAGGCCATTACTTTTTCAGCTAATGCACAAATTGTAATCAATGAGATCTCTGCCTCTAATACTTCTACTATACAAAATGGTCTGGAGGAATACGATGACTGGATAGAGATCTATAATTCCGGTGGTAGCGCTGTGAATCTTGCCGGCTATCATCTTTCTGATGACAATACAAATTTCAGTCTCTTTACTTTTCCGGCTTATATTCTACAGCCGGATTCGCATCTGATCGTATTCGCATCTGATGATAATCGGACAACGATCTCTGATCATTGGGAAACTCCAATTAATGCTTCTGATATCTGGAAATACTATTCATCAAATCCGACTCCTGATACTAACTGGCGTAATCGGTCTTTTAATGATGCAGCATGGAATACAGGTGCAGGAGGAATTGGTTTTGGAGATGGTGACGATCAGACAACAATTTCTCAGTGCAGAACTGTATTGATGAGGAAAACATTTAACGTGTCTGATACGTCTCAGATCGTGAATGCAATTTTCAATATAGATTATGACGATGGTTTTGTTGCATATCTCAACGGAATAGAAATTGCCCGCGCAAATATTGGAGTTCAGGGAGTCCGTCCGGCATACAATGAACTTGCTATTTTAAGCCATGAAGCGAAAGTGTATCAGGGTGAAGATCCCGATTCTTTTTTTATTGATCATGCTCTTTTCAAAAGTGCTCTGGTACAAGGTTCGAATGTTCTTGCTGTTGAAGTACACAATCAGCCGGCAAACTCAGGCGATCTTACAGCAATTGTTTATCTGTCATTTGGAATACAAAATCCCGGGACGATTTATGGACCGACGCCGCCGTTTTTTAATAATCCACCGAAGGAATATTATAATGCAAATTTTAAATTAAGCAGAAGTGGTGAGACAGTTTATCTGACTAATGCATCATCAACTATCATTGACAGCAGAACATTTGTTTCAATGCAATCAGATCATTCCAATGCAAGAATTCCTGATGGCTCGGTTAACTGGTGTTTTGTAAATACACCTTCACCCGGATCAACAAACGACAATTCTGTTTGCTATACTTCATATGCTTTACCACCGATCTTTTCTTTAACGGCAGGTTTCTATACAAGTTCACGATGGCTGACATTGACGAATCCTCAAGCCGGATTAGTAAGATATACGCTGAACGGAGATGAACCAACAGCGACATCAACACCATATCTGTTTCCAATACTTATCAACTCATCACAGGTTGTACGTGCTAAAGCATTTTCAAATGGAAAACTGCCTTCAGCAACTGTAACAAATACCTATTTCATTGATGAAGATATAACGCTTCCTGTTTTTGCAATCAACACCGATTCGTTAAATCTATGGGATGAGAATACCGGGATCTATTCATTCGGCCCGAATGCACAACCTAATTACCCATACTTCGGAGCAAATTTTTGGCAAGACAGAGAAAAGAATGCATCGATAGAATTTTTTGACCGCGACAAAAGCCGGATCTTTAATTTTGACGCTTCGATTTCTATCTATGGAAATTATTCAAGAGCTCAGCCGCAGAAAAGTTTTGAGATCAAACTCAGTGATCGTTTAGGTCAAGGCGAAATTCACTATCCTTTGTTTTCCGACAAACCCGAAATCGATGAAACAGATAATTTCGTTCTTCGTAATTCAGGTACCGATTACAACATCGTACACTTCCGTGATGCATTCATGGAGAGAGTTATGAAACCAACACATACCGGATATGTAGCAGCAGAACCGGCAGTGGTATTTCTGAATGGTGATTTCTGGGGCGTTTATACAATCCATGAAAATCATGATCATCACTGGATAAAAAATAATTTCGGCTATGAAAAAGATGAGATCGATTACCTGAAAGAATTTGGAAGTACTGTCGAAGTGAAAGAAGGAACGGATGATTTTTTCTGGAATACATTGAACTACGTTACTACACAAGATTCTTCCAGACAACAATTCTATGCATTGATGGATTCAACATGGGATCTGAAAAATGTTATTGATTACTGGACATGTGAAACATATTTTAATAATGGCGACTGGATCGGTGACTGGACGAATAATATAAAAATGTGGCGTCCGATCAGAGATGGTGGAAAAGGCCGTTATCTACTTTATGATCTTGATTTCGGTTTGGGCTATGATGCAAACTTTACAGAGAACAGATTGTCGAAAGCGATTCATCCGACAGCAAGATCTTATTCATCTCAGCTATTTAATGGTTTCTTAAGAAATGCAAAATTTAAAAGAGAATTCATTAACAGATATGCAGATCTGATCAATACTATTTTTCTTCCAAATGAAATGTTCCCGATCATGCATCAGTTTCAGGATAGCATGGCCTATGATATGCCTGAACATTTTGCAAAATGGGGAAGTAATATGACGCAGTGGCAAAGCAATATTAATGTCATGCGGAATTTTATTAACCTCCGTGCAGACACAGCAAGGAGTCAGATCAGGGATGAATTCGGTTTAGCAGGAAAAGTTTTATTGACATTAAATGTTACTCCCGCAAATGCCGGCCGTATTCAGATCTCTACTGTTGTACCTGATAGTTATCCATGGTCAGGAGTTTACTTCAACGGAAATCCTGTAACGATTACTGCAATTCCAAATCCGGGTTATACATTTAATCACTGGAGTTCTCCATTGGTGATAGGAGGCAATGATCCTGATCAGGTTGCCACTTATAATTTTACAGGTAATGATGCTATTACTGCTCACTTTTCCGGCAGTGCTATAACACCGCAATTGACCATCAGTGAATTCAATTATAATTCAGGAACACTTTATCCGGCAGAAGACTGGTTAGAATTACATAACTATGGAAACGTTGCACTTGATATTTCCGGATGGATGTTGAAAGATGAAAACGACTGGAACACTTTTACTTTTCCTGTCAGCACTGTCATTCCTCCAAATGGATATCTTGTAATTGCTGAAGACCTTGAACAATTCAGAACAGTTTATCCAACGGTTAATAATGTGATAGGTCCACTTGGTTTTAATCTGAGTAACGCCGGTGAACAAATTCGCTTTATTAAAAATGATGGAACCGTTTTCAAATCATTCTATTTTCAGGATGTTGCTCCATGGCCGGTTGCTTCCGATGGACAAGGTTATACAAATGAGTTGACAGCTAATACTGCAGATCTTTCTATAGGTGCAAGCTGGTATGCCGGTTGTATCGGTGGATCACCGGGAGTGGAATTCTCAGGAGCACTGAATACAGAAACAGAAGTAAATGGAAGTACAACATTTTGTGTTGGTGGTAGCGTGGCTTTAGTTATTCCATATACACCAGGTTATACTTATCAATGGCAAAGAAATAATGCAGACATTCCCGGTGCAACTGATACACTACTCACTTCAAGTGTTGCAGGTACATATAACGTCATTATTAATTTTGGTGGATGTACTACTACATCACTGCCAACAGTCGTAACGGTTGTAACTCAGGGAGCAGATCCTGTAATCGCACCTGCAGCGCGATGCGGTGAAGGACAAGTTCAACTAAGTGCGTATGCACCTGATTCAATTTATTGGTTTGCTGCACCCGGAGGAAACATCATCGGCACAGGACCAAATTTCATTACACCATATCTTACCGGTACTACACAATTCTTTGCTCAGACAAGTTTGACTTGTCCAAGTAATCTGGTTGATATAACAGTTGAAGTAAATCCTGTTACTGCCGCACCTGTTTGTCCGGATCAAAATCGTTGTGGTCCCGGCAATGTAATTCTCAATGCAGTTGATACTGCAGAAGTAAGATGGTACAATGCACAAACGGGTGGAGCACTAATTCATACAGGCAATCTTTTCATCACCGGATTTATTCCGCATGATACCGTCTATTATATGGAAGCCGGCATCGTTTGTCCAAGCGAAAGACTTCCGGTAATTGTTACTGTCACTTCTGCACCTGCTCCAACTGTAACTGATAATTCAAGATGCGGTCCGGGAACAGTTGTGTTGAATGCAAATGCTGCTGATCCGATCTTCTGGTATGATGCTTATTTTGGCGGAACACAAGTTGGTAGCGGATTTAATTTCCTTACTCCTGCATTAAGTACTACAACTACATATTATGCAGAAGCTGTTGGTGCTTGTGCAAGTGAAAGAATTCCTGCAATTGCAACGATACACGAAATTCCCGCTCCGCCTGTAACCAGTGATACAACAAGTTGCGGTCAGGGAGTTGCTTATGTAAATGCAGTTTCTGTTGCACAGGTTTATTGGTACGATGCTCCTGTCGGCGGAAATTTATTGGGCACCGGATCATTGCTTACAACTCCGCCATTAACAAGCGATGCAACTTTCTATGCTGCATCATTTAATATCTGCGAAAGTTCCAGAACACCGGCTGATGTTGTGATCATTCCTGTACCAACTGTTGAATTAGGAAATGATACTGCTATTGAAACCGGTACAACACTGATGCTGGATGCCGGTACTCAAACATCTTATTTATGGTCAACGGGTGAGACAACTCAGACCATCACAGTAAATAGCGCAGCAACTTATTCAGTTATTGTAACAGGTCCAAACGGATGTACAAGTGTTGATTCGATCGGAGTAACATTGTTCATTGGCATAAATGAAAATGCCGGCGGAACAATTCCTGTCTATGCATTTCCAAATCCAGCTACTGAAGAAATCAATCTGAATATAATTTCTTCAACTTCTGAAAATGCATTGATCAAAGTAATTGATGCGACGGGAAAAGAAGTGATGCGAAGCAATTTGAAATTGATAAATGGAATAAATCAGCATACGTTATATACAAGTTCAATTGCAAAAGGCTTGTATTATCTTTATGTATTGACTGATAAAAACTCCCGTGTCATGAAAATAATTATTCAATAA
- a CDS encoding fibronectin type III domain-containing protein, with product MIRTATFKVLIAFCTIVMGTILNYQKVEAACNLPANLTTTNITVSSAKFNWAATVADSFLVRYNVTGSTAYFYKSVPSASATSVTITGLYPATSYQWVVRTYCAGGASGGYQPTPASFNTAVGTVSCVIPNLTATNNITSNNATITWNPNVNADTFMIRYSVTGSTVYTWIKVLGTSHSYTFTGLLPNTSYTWVVRCICVANPLLPYSASNAFTTLSSNCGVADPYYYSTTAITSNSATIGWRAVTAALSYNVRYAVRYSNNWVQTNSTAVSKTLTNLSASTWYEFQIQVVCASGAGAWSTSGIFQTPAGVLTLTRGPYLNLATSTSIFIRWRTNTPTDSKIKYGTSATNLSLSKTDAVVTGEHIVQLTGLVANTKYYYSVGSSATTLQGDTGNYFITHPVVGSTGPVRIWTIGDFGVNSNAQNLVRDAYRNYTGTTPTNVWLWVGDNAYSDGTDAEYSTNVFAKYTYRMKNTVIWPAAGNHDLHTANAAAQSGPYYDNFTLPKAAEAGGLASGTEAYYSFNYANVHFVCLESTGSTFRATGGNMATWLTNDLAANTQRWTIVYFHHPPYSLGSHNSDTETELIQMRTNIVPILENKKVDLVLSGHSHSYERSMMIKGHYGVESTFNAATMAVNSGSGIFPASYTKSSPSFNGTVYTVVGVSGQLGSTSPGWPHNAMYSSSVQVYGSLVIDVLGDRMDCKFLTYTGSVFDQFTIQKSGTPIAPRLSDDAAVPAGDKLSIFPNPITEEINVRYFLDEASETRIEITDVAGRIVYALDYGQQSEGEHEIKLMRSEARLPAGIYILKLISGDKMQSRKIVIEE from the coding sequence ATGATTAGAACGGCTACTTTTAAAGTATTGATTGCATTTTGTACGATAGTAATGGGGACCATTTTGAATTATCAAAAGGTTGAAGCAGCCTGTAATTTACCTGCAAACTTAACAACCACTAATATTACAGTGAGCAGTGCAAAGTTCAATTGGGCAGCAACAGTTGCTGACAGTTTTTTGGTCAGATATAATGTTACCGGTTCAACTGCATATTTTTATAAGTCTGTCCCAAGTGCAAGTGCAACATCTGTAACAATAACCGGACTATATCCTGCAACAAGTTATCAATGGGTTGTAAGAACTTATTGTGCAGGTGGAGCTTCAGGTGGGTATCAACCAACTCCTGCTTCTTTCAATACTGCTGTCGGTACAGTTTCATGTGTGATACCGAATCTTACAGCAACTAATAATATTACTTCCAATAATGCAACCATTACCTGGAATCCAAATGTGAATGCGGATACATTTATGATTCGCTACAGTGTTACCGGATCAACTGTTTATACATGGATCAAAGTTTTAGGAACATCACACTCGTATACGTTTACCGGACTTTTACCAAATACATCGTACACATGGGTAGTTCGTTGTATCTGTGTTGCAAATCCACTTTTACCATATAGTGCCAGTAATGCCTTTACAACATTATCTTCTAATTGCGGGGTAGCTGATCCGTATTACTATTCAACTACTGCTATCACATCGAATTCAGCAACCATCGGTTGGCGTGCAGTGACTGCTGCATTGAGTTATAACGTCAGATATGCAGTGCGATATTCTAACAACTGGGTGCAGACCAATTCAACAGCAGTTTCAAAAACGCTAACCAATCTTTCAGCATCGACGTGGTATGAATTTCAAATTCAGGTTGTATGCGCAAGCGGAGCAGGTGCGTGGAGTACAAGTGGAATTTTTCAAACACCTGCAGGTGTTCTTACACTTACAAGAGGACCATATCTGAATCTTGCAACATCAACGAGTATTTTTATAAGATGGCGTACTAATACTCCGACAGACAGCAAAATAAAATACGGAACTTCGGCAACGAATCTTTCGCTTTCAAAAACAGATGCAGTTGTTACAGGTGAACATATTGTGCAGCTTACAGGTTTAGTTGCAAACACAAAATATTATTATTCAGTAGGAAGTTCTGCAACAACACTTCAAGGTGACACAGGAAATTATTTCATCACACATCCTGTAGTAGGTTCTACAGGTCCGGTAAGGATCTGGACCATTGGTGATTTTGGTGTTAACTCAAATGCGCAAAATCTTGTTCGTGATGCCTACAGAAATTACACAGGAACAACACCTACAAATGTATGGCTTTGGGTTGGCGATAACGCATATTCAGATGGAACGGATGCAGAATATAGCACCAACGTATTTGCTAAATATACATACCGGATGAAAAATACTGTCATCTGGCCGGCAGCCGGAAATCATGATCTGCATACTGCAAATGCTGCAGCTCAATCAGGTCCGTATTACGATAATTTTACATTACCTAAAGCAGCTGAAGCCGGTGGATTGGCAAGTGGAACTGAAGCATATTATTCTTTCAATTATGCAAACGTACATTTTGTATGTCTTGAATCTACAGGCTCAACTTTCCGTGCGACAGGAGGAAATATGGCAACATGGCTAACGAATGATCTAGCTGCAAATACTCAACGGTGGACAATAGTTTATTTCCATCATCCTCCGTATTCATTAGGATCGCACAACTCAGATACAGAAACAGAATTGATTCAGATGCGGACAAACATTGTTCCTATCCTTGAAAATAAAAAAGTGGATCTTGTCTTATCGGGGCATAGTCATTCGTATGAAAGATCAATGATGATAAAAGGTCATTATGGTGTTGAATCTACTTTTAATGCAGCAACAATGGCTGTCAATTCAGGTAGTGGAATTTTTCCGGCATCTTATACTAAATCTTCGCCCTCTTTTAATGGAACAGTTTATACTGTGGTAGGGGTTTCCGGACAGCTCGGATCTACAAGTCCCGGCTGGCCACACAATGCAATGTATTCATCATCTGTTCAGGTGTATGGTTCATTGGTTATTGATGTTCTTGGTGACCGTATGGATTGCAAATTCCTTACTTACACAGGGTCTGTCTTTGATCAGTTTACAATTCAGAAATCAGGAACACCAATTGCTCCGCGGTTATCAGATGATGCTGCTGTTCCTGCTGGTGATAAACTTTCCATTTTCCCAAATCCTATAACAGAAGAGATCAATGTTCGTTACTTCCTTGATGAAGCCAGCGAAACAAGAATTGAGATTACTGACGTTGCGGGTAGAATCGTTTATGCTTTAGACTACGGTCAACAAAGCGAAGGCGAACATGAAATCAAACTGATGCGCTCCGAAGCAAGACTTCCGGCAGGGATTTATATTTTGAAATTGATCAGTGGGGATAAGATGCAATCGAGGAAGATTGTAATCGAGGAATAA
- a CDS encoding 3-hydroxyanthranilate 3,4-dioxygenase translates to MAAKSGINFKKWIDENRHLLKPPVGNQVIYTPEQDFIVMVVGGPNARKDYHFNETEEFFYQLEGDITVKIVDNGEHVDIPIREGEIYMLPARTPHSPRRGPNTVGLVMEVQRREGMKDGFIWYCEKCKNKLHEEYFVMTDIVTQLPKVMNNYYSNIDLRTCKKCGTVMEPPVLTA, encoded by the coding sequence ATGGCAGCAAAATCAGGAATAAATTTTAAAAAATGGATCGATGAAAATCGTCATCTGTTAAAGCCCCCTGTAGGAAATCAGGTGATCTATACACCGGAGCAGGATTTTATTGTAATGGTTGTCGGGGGACCAAATGCACGTAAGGATTATCATTTCAATGAGACAGAAGAATTCTTCTACCAACTCGAAGGAGATATCACCGTTAAGATCGTTGATAATGGCGAACATGTCGATATTCCTATTCGTGAAGGAGAGATCTATATGCTTCCGGCAAGAACTCCACATTCACCAAGAAGAGGTCCGAATACAGTTGGACTTGTAATGGAAGTTCAACGTCGTGAAGGAATGAAAGACGGTTTTATCTGGTATTGCGAAAAGTGTAAGAACAAATTGCATGAAGAATATTTTGTCATGACAGATATAGTAACTCAATTACCAAAAGTGATGAACAACTACTATAGCAATATTGATCTGCGTACATGTAAAAAATGTGGAACTGTTATGGAACCACCCGTATTAACGGCTTAA
- a CDS encoding aldehyde dehydrogenase — MEKIRIQNFINGEFSAPVSGNYLDNIDPATGEVYSFIPDSDERDVELAVAAARAAFPSWSMMQKEKRSAILIRLSELIEANLEEFAIAESIDNGKPVWLSRSVDIPRAVSNFHFYATGALHVSTETHAMENTALNYTLRTPIGVAGCISPWNLPLYLFTWKIAPALASGNCVVAKPSEVTPMTAFKLAQLCNEAGMPKGVLNIVHGLGPKVGMAIVSHPKIPVISFTGGTKTGETIARTIAPMFKKMSLELGGKNPNIIFADCDFEHAVKTTIKSSFSNQGEICLCGSRIFIERPLYEKFKAALIEEAKKLKVGDPLDEKSIMGAIVSKPHYEKILSYIELAKQEGGKIVFGGKSVNPGGKNSNGFFIEPTIIEGLAYDCRTNQEEIFGPVVTLTPFDTEEEVLMFANSTTYGLAATLWTTNLSRAHRMSALIESGIVWVNCWLLRDLRTPFGGMKGSGVGREGGFEALKFFTEEKNVCIKF, encoded by the coding sequence ATGGAAAAGATAAGAATTCAGAACTTTATCAATGGTGAATTCAGTGCACCGGTTTCAGGAAATTATTTAGACAACATTGATCCGGCAACGGGCGAAGTTTATAGTTTCATTCCTGATTCCGATGAGCGTGATGTTGAGCTGGCAGTTGCTGCAGCGCGGGCAGCTTTCCCGTCGTGGTCGATGATGCAGAAAGAAAAACGTTCGGCAATTCTTATCAGACTATCCGAATTGATCGAAGCCAATCTCGAAGAATTTGCAATTGCAGAATCGATTGATAATGGAAAACCGGTCTGGCTTTCGCGTTCTGTCGATATCCCAAGAGCGGTTTCCAATTTTCATTTTTATGCTACGGGAGCATTGCATGTTTCGACAGAAACACATGCTATGGAAAATACTGCCTTGAATTATACTTTGCGGACACCGATCGGTGTGGCAGGATGTATTTCTCCCTGGAATCTCCCACTCTATCTTTTCACATGGAAAATTGCACCGGCTCTGGCAAGTGGTAATTGTGTTGTTGCAAAACCATCGGAAGTTACACCGATGACAGCATTCAAGCTCGCTCAACTTTGTAATGAAGCAGGAATGCCGAAAGGAGTTTTAAATATCGTACACGGACTTGGACCAAAAGTTGGAATGGCCATTGTTTCACATCCTAAAATTCCTGTGATCAGTTTCACAGGTGGAACAAAAACCGGCGAAACAATTGCGAGAACTATTGCACCAATGTTCAAAAAAATGTCGCTTGAATTAGGTGGTAAAAATCCAAACATCATTTTTGCAGATTGCGATTTTGAACATGCAGTCAAGACTACTATAAAATCATCATTCAGTAATCAGGGAGAGATCTGTTTATGTGGGTCAAGGATCTTTATTGAAAGACCGTTATATGAAAAGTTCAAAGCTGCATTGATTGAAGAAGCAAAGAAATTAAAAGTTGGAGATCCACTCGACGAAAAAAGTATAATGGGTGCCATCGTTTCCAAACCACATTACGAAAAAATCCTTTCATACATTGAACTTGCAAAACAGGAAGGTGGAAAAATTGTATTCGGTGGGAAGAGTGTAAATCCGGGTGGAAAAAACTCAAACGGATTTTTTATTGAACCAACTATCATTGAAGGGTTAGCATACGATTGCAGAACAAATCAGGAAGAAATTTTTGGTCCTGTCGTTACATTAACTCCGTTTGATACAGAAGAAGAAGTTCTGATGTTTGCTAACAGTACAACATACGGTCTTGCAGCAACGCTATGGACAACAAACTTATCACGCGCACATAGAATGTCTGCTCTGATCGAAAGTGGAATTGTATGGGTAAATTGCTGGCTCCTCCGCGATCTTAGAACACCATTCGGCGGAATGAAAGGATCGGGAGTTGGTCGTGAAGGAGGTTTTGAGGCGTTGAAGTTTTTTACGGAAGAGAAGAATGTTTGCATTAAGTTTTGA
- a CDS encoding nuclear transport factor 2 family protein: protein MSPTEIANKWFSAFNIQNVNDLLSLYDDNAEHFSPRLLKNHPETNGLIKGKAAMKDWWQGAFDKMPSLRYSPIEIREEGDIVFLKYKRTVDGEPEVIVNEYLKISSGLIAYSKVT, encoded by the coding sequence ATGTCTCCAACCGAAATCGCCAACAAATGGTTCTCCGCCTTCAACATTCAAAATGTAAACGACCTTCTTTCTTTGTATGATGATAACGCTGAACATTTCAGTCCGCGTCTGCTAAAAAATCATCCTGAAACAAATGGTCTGATCAAAGGAAAAGCTGCAATGAAAGATTGGTGGCAAGGCGCATTCGACAAAATGCCTTCATTGAGATATTCGCCAATTGAAATCCGGGAAGAAGGTGATATTGTTTTTCTGAAATACAAACGAACGGTTGACGGAGAGCCGGAGGTTATTGTGAATGAGTATTTAAAGATTTCATCTGGTTTGATAGCGTATTCGAAGGTTACTTAA